In a single window of the Bacteroides sp. genome:
- a CDS encoding pitrilysin family protein, with protein MTYLSHRLSNGIRIIHKPTDSYVAHCGLTINAGSRDEEANEQGLAHFIEHVIFKGTQKRRSHHILSHMENVGGELNAYTTKEDTCIHASFMNNFYPRWFDLLSDILFNSTFPEKELKKEKDIIIDEINSYKDNPSEQIFDDFDGLVFGDHPLGRNILGIPKYLKTFNQSHIQRFMERTYATEEMVICSVGRIPFADLIRLTEKYFGHAPQGQRQNQRLAVNHYQPVEKVVNRRNHQAHCVLGSPAYHADHSRKTALILLNNMLGGPGLNSRLNMAVREKHGFCYNIESHYLPYSDTGTFCLYFGTEAGYIEKTLSLIRKELNRFRNESLGLLQLKRAKQQLIGQVAISFESNMAEMLSMGKSILLYDKVETIEEINRKIEAVTAAELLETANEIFDPERLSMLTFKPR; from the coding sequence ATGACCTATCTCTCCCACCGGCTGTCCAATGGCATCCGGATTATCCATAAACCCACAGATTCCTATGTGGCGCACTGTGGCCTGACCATCAATGCAGGCTCGCGCGATGAAGAAGCCAACGAACAAGGGCTGGCGCACTTCATCGAGCACGTCATTTTTAAGGGAACCCAGAAACGGCGTTCCCATCACATCCTCAGTCACATGGAAAATGTGGGGGGCGAACTCAATGCATACACCACCAAGGAGGACACCTGTATTCACGCCTCCTTTATGAATAACTTTTACCCCCGCTGGTTCGACCTGCTTTCTGATATTCTATTCAACAGCACCTTCCCTGAAAAGGAGCTGAAAAAGGAAAAGGACATCATTATTGACGAGATCAACTCATACAAGGACAATCCCTCCGAACAGATCTTCGACGACTTTGATGGCCTGGTGTTTGGCGACCATCCCCTGGGCAGAAATATCCTCGGCATTCCTAAATACCTGAAGACCTTTAACCAGAGCCACATCCAGCGTTTCATGGAGAGGACCTATGCTACCGAAGAAATGGTGATTTGCTCGGTGGGCCGTATTCCCTTCGCTGACCTTATCCGTCTCACTGAGAAATATTTTGGGCACGCACCCCAGGGGCAAAGACAAAATCAGCGGCTTGCAGTTAATCATTATCAGCCGGTTGAAAAAGTGGTTAACCGCCGCAACCACCAGGCCCATTGTGTATTGGGAAGCCCGGCCTACCACGCCGACCATTCCCGTAAAACTGCCTTGATCCTCCTCAACAATATGCTCGGAGGACCCGGCCTCAACTCCCGGCTTAATATGGCTGTGCGCGAGAAGCACGGCTTCTGCTATAACATCGAAAGCCATTACCTGCCCTATTCCGATACCGGCACCTTCTGCCTTTATTTTGGAACTGAAGCAGGTTATATCGAAAAGACCCTTTCGCTGATTCGCAAGGAACTGAACCGCTTTCGCAATGAAAGTCTTGGATTGCTCCAGCTGAAACGGGCCAAGCAGCAATTGATCGGGCAGGTGGCCATTTCATTCGAATCCAATATGGCTGAGATGCTCTCAATGGGAAAAAGCATCCTGCTCTACGACAAAGTGGAAACCATTGAGGAGATCAACAGGAAAATTGAAGCCGTAACGGCGGCTGAGTTGCTCGAAACCGCCAATGAGATCTTCGATCCTGAGCGGCTGAGCATGCTCACCTTTAAACCCCGCTAA
- a CDS encoding O-methyltransferase: protein MISEKIEKYARQMSDPESPVLQRLSRETQAKVLKPRMLSGHLQGKLLEMISLIHRPRRVLEVGTYTGYSAICLAQGLTSDGLLHTIDHNPELEDFARHFFTEAGLEHKIIQHIGEALDMIARINETFDLVFIDADKENYVTYFEMVIDRMPSGGLILADNVLWDGKVLNEPAPNDPETQGIIRFNQHIRDRQGVQKILLPFRDGLSLIRKK, encoded by the coding sequence ATGATCTCAGAGAAGATAGAGAAATATGCCCGTCAGATGAGCGACCCGGAGTCCCCGGTTTTACAGCGCCTCAGCCGCGAAACCCAGGCAAAGGTGCTCAAACCACGGATGCTCTCCGGTCATCTCCAGGGAAAACTGCTTGAGATGATCAGCCTCATCCACAGGCCGCGAAGGGTTCTTGAAGTTGGCACTTATACCGGTTACTCTGCCATTTGCCTGGCCCAGGGACTCACTTCCGATGGCCTGCTCCACACCATCGACCACAACCCCGAACTGGAAGATTTTGCCAGGCACTTTTTCACCGAGGCAGGGCTTGAACACAAGATCATTCAGCACATCGGCGAAGCCCTTGACATGATCGCACGCATCAATGAAACCTTCGACCTCGTTTTTATTGATGCCGATAAGGAAAATTATGTTACCTATTTCGAGATGGTCATCGATCGGATGCCTTCCGGTGGGCTCATCCTGGCTGACAATGTCTTATGGGATGGCAAGGTTTTAAACGAACCTGCTCCCAATGACCCGGAAACACAAGGCATCATCCGCTTCAATCAACACATCCGTGACCGCCAGGGGGTTCAAAAGATCCTTCTCCCATTCCGCGACGGGCTCTCTTTAATCCGTAAGAAATAA
- the def gene encoding peptide deformylase yields the protein MILPIVAYGDPVLKTKAREIPRDYPELGEFIQNMFETMYQANGVGLAAPQVGKSLRLFVVDASPFDDEDPKLKDLKKVFINPVILEKWGEEWLFNEGCLSFPDLREDIYRPSNIRIKYHDENFQLQEEEYDGIGARIIQHEYDHVEGVVMVDRISPLKRRLIRNKLLNISKGNVHPDYPMKFPLKKK from the coding sequence ATGATATTACCCATTGTTGCTTACGGTGACCCCGTCCTAAAGACCAAGGCAAGGGAAATCCCCAGGGATTATCCAGAACTAGGGGAATTCATTCAAAACATGTTTGAAACGATGTATCAGGCCAATGGTGTGGGACTGGCAGCCCCGCAGGTAGGCAAAAGCCTTCGCCTGTTTGTGGTCGATGCATCCCCCTTCGATGATGAAGACCCCAAACTAAAGGACTTAAAAAAAGTGTTCATTAATCCTGTCATCCTGGAGAAATGGGGAGAAGAATGGCTTTTTAACGAAGGCTGTCTGAGTTTCCCCGACCTCAGGGAGGACATTTACCGCCCCTCCAATATCAGGATCAAATACCACGATGAAAATTTTCAACTTCAGGAGGAGGAATACGATGGGATTGGTGCCCGCATCATTCAGCACGAATACGACCACGTGGAAGGTGTCGTGATGGTAGACCGCATCTCTCCCCTGAAAAGAAGGTTGATTCGCAATAAACTCCTTAACATCTCGAAGGGCAATGTTCACCCCGACTATCCCATGAAGTTTCCCCTGAAGAAAAAATGA
- the ruvX gene encoding Holliday junction resolvase RuvX — protein sequence MGRILAIDYGQKRAGIAVTDEMKMIANGLTTVHVKDLISFLKDYCSREQVECMVVGEPLDMKSQASDAARFIEPFVKHLRKQFPEMRIERMDERFTSQMALQTMIDAGLGRKARQNKALVDTISATIILQSYLEMTANKIQHR from the coding sequence ATGGGTAGGATCTTAGCGATAGATTACGGACAGAAAAGGGCAGGCATTGCAGTCACCGATGAGATGAAGATGATCGCCAATGGGCTGACCACAGTGCACGTGAAGGACCTGATCTCTTTTCTGAAAGATTACTGCAGCAGGGAACAAGTTGAATGCATGGTGGTGGGTGAGCCGCTTGATATGAAAAGTCAGGCCTCAGATGCTGCGCGTTTCATCGAACCCTTCGTGAAGCACCTGCGCAAGCAATTCCCTGAAATGCGCATCGAACGCATGGACGAACGCTTCACTTCGCAGATGGCCCTGCAAACGATGATCGATGCTGGTCTTGGCCGGAAAGCCAGGCAAAACAAGGCCCTCGTTGATACCATCAGCGCAACCATTATCCTGCAATCATACCTGGAAATGACAGCAAACAAAATTCAACACAGATGA
- a CDS encoding S8 family serine peptidase, which yields MRNLFFLPLLACLLLFTEPVKAQPSGFLERGEAVENVWVFFTDKDGVAFDPYDFFHPRAIERRLRHGQDLYDPQDYPVSKDYLSRVGLLADSTDVVLRWFNAVSVFARPSQLEQIAALPFVERIEPMTVIAVPANFREDPLLVEHLSSSQKELMEAQITHMSGQWFFENGLDGRGIRVAIFDAGFPGVDEHPVFQHIREEGRIVATRDFVRRRQDVFGKNSHGTSVMSLIGGMADSLHLGLATGAEFLLARTETWTEYFSEEKYWLEAMEWADRLGADIINSSLGYTYQRYFPEDMDGTKSLVARAAQTAFRKGILIVNAAGNDGSRKQWEVIGTPADVTEVLSAGALDYPSLIRAGYSSRGPTADGRMKPNVAALGTVVAAGKTGLKRTSGTSFASPLLAGFAACLWQKYPDWTNQQVFDAMQQSATLYPYFDYSHGFGTPQADYFFQDPGNGFRPTFDFVSTPGELKVLIHIKTLKGENEQPDRYLYYQVQDADQKILEYFVVKVHQPEVLSLDPGDFVPGQKLVVHFEGYTAIWNF from the coding sequence TACCGAACCGGTGAAGGCGCAGCCGTCCGGATTTCTGGAAAGGGGTGAGGCTGTTGAAAATGTCTGGGTGTTTTTCACTGACAAGGATGGCGTGGCATTTGACCCTTATGACTTTTTTCATCCCAGGGCCATTGAAAGGCGTTTAAGGCACGGTCAGGATCTTTATGACCCCCAGGATTACCCCGTCAGCAAGGATTACCTGAGCCGTGTTGGGCTGCTTGCTGACTCGACGGATGTGGTTTTACGATGGTTCAATGCAGTGAGTGTCTTTGCAAGGCCCTCACAATTGGAGCAGATCGCCGCATTGCCATTTGTGGAGCGGATTGAGCCGATGACAGTGATCGCTGTTCCGGCTAATTTTCGTGAAGATCCCTTGCTTGTTGAGCATCTGTCTTCATCGCAAAAGGAACTGATGGAAGCACAGATCACCCATATGAGCGGACAGTGGTTTTTTGAAAATGGTTTGGATGGACGAGGGATCCGCGTTGCCATTTTCGATGCAGGCTTCCCCGGGGTTGATGAGCATCCCGTTTTTCAGCATATCCGCGAGGAAGGCAGGATCGTGGCTACGCGTGACTTTGTCAGGAGACGTCAGGATGTATTTGGCAAAAACAGCCACGGCACAAGCGTCATGTCGCTCATCGGGGGGATGGCAGACAGCCTTCATCTGGGGCTGGCCACCGGGGCCGAGTTCCTGCTTGCCCGCACCGAGACCTGGACAGAATATTTCTCTGAGGAGAAGTACTGGCTTGAAGCTATGGAGTGGGCCGATCGTCTGGGTGCAGATATTATCAATTCCTCCCTGGGTTATACCTATCAACGTTATTTCCCGGAGGATATGGACGGGACCAAATCACTTGTGGCCCGTGCAGCGCAAACGGCTTTCCGGAAGGGGATCCTGATCGTCAATGCCGCGGGCAATGATGGCAGCCGTAAACAATGGGAGGTGATAGGCACGCCGGCAGATGTGACAGAAGTACTTTCGGCTGGCGCCCTCGATTATCCTTCGTTAATCCGTGCCGGCTATTCTTCCAGGGGCCCCACTGCCGACGGGAGAATGAAGCCCAATGTAGCTGCCTTAGGGACGGTGGTGGCTGCCGGGAAAACTGGTTTGAAAAGAACCAGTGGCACCTCTTTCGCCAGTCCCCTGCTGGCAGGATTTGCCGCCTGCCTCTGGCAGAAGTATCCCGACTGGACCAATCAGCAGGTGTTCGATGCCATGCAGCAAAGCGCCACCCTGTATCCCTATTTCGATTATTCGCATGGCTTTGGTACCCCGCAAGCCGATTACTTTTTCCAGGATCCCGGCAATGGTTTCAGGCCTACCTTTGACTTTGTCAGCACCCCCGGCGAATTAAAGGTGTTGATTCACATCAAAACCCTGAAAGGAGAGAATGAGCAGCCCGACCGTTACCTGTATTACCAGGTGCAGGATGCTGATCAAAAGATACTGGAATATTTTGTTGTCAAGGTTCATCAGCCGGAGGTATTGTCGCTGGACCCCGGTGATTTTGTTCCCGGACAAAAGCTTGTCGTACATTTTGAAGGTTATACAGCTATCTGGAATTTTTAA
- a CDS encoding triple tyrosine motif-containing protein has protein sequence MKSYDREAYGGGNQNWAIDMDDAGTLFVGNTNGLIVLRGSSFRLYKMPLETPVRSVRYIDGLIYTGSFEDFGYWEPAGSGSLEYHSLAGLLGEGSLKNEEIWRIQQHGDAIYFQSFGKLFRFQNNSLEEIALPGSVLFLIKCDDRLFIQEIDGGLFELSGNELVFLEGSGIFQDTEVKAIMPFRDNQVIVGTSSNGLFTYDGHSWIPYETNADEQIRENKINNGVRVGETMVFGTIMKGLYVFDLDGQLLQHLHAGNLLQDNTVLALKSGLDNNLWVGLDKGLDYVSFYSPVDLYVGMEPELGTVYAATLHNGILYLGTNQGIHYLSPGKDGIFGDIQLIPESQGQVWFIEEIEGELYCGLNNGTFVIRNRRLIPVSQVSGGYNLKRIPDPKEDFHIQSTYYPLVVYRKEGGLWRDHHVLEGFEGPARFLEIDHLGNIWLGHALSGIYRLQPDLELKTAPPAIKIDASLGLNSPTNRLFKVDNRIVVLTGETLLQWDAVNQKLVPYNELIPNLQGFEKSRMIVEAGPNLYWFFRKKEAGLFEIRYGEAELLYRLLPESYGLELVENYENIVALNDSLHLICLTNGFALLNLEQFNGVSGEGLSPEIRNLFCWKHPGRVMQFSLPLKSGLKLKRGYDNLRLEFFVPGPLGHQTSFQYRLSGIDQDWSEWTQTSEVTYQRLPAGSYTFQLRALGNKGLMTETSELSFRVRSPWYLSFFAIALFVLTLLFLFWLIRLRYLRQFYKKREEAMKEEQRQILRGKEHAEGEIIRLSNEKLQSEVSLKNTQLANNTMSIIRKNELLMEIQEELNRLREELGSRFPKKYYSRINKLIENNVKSDHDWEMFEKLFDQAHENFFQRLKSAFPELTPSDLRLCAYLRLNLSSKEIAPLLSISVRGVEERRYRLRKRLGLTPEQNLTEFILAF, from the coding sequence GTGAAGAGTTACGACAGGGAGGCTTATGGGGGAGGCAACCAGAACTGGGCCATTGATATGGATGATGCAGGAACCCTTTTTGTTGGTAATACAAACGGGCTGATAGTACTCAGGGGATCATCCTTCAGGTTGTATAAGATGCCCCTGGAAACCCCGGTAAGGTCGGTTAGGTACATCGACGGATTGATCTATACGGGCTCTTTTGAGGATTTTGGCTATTGGGAACCGGCAGGATCAGGCAGCCTTGAATACCATTCACTGGCAGGCTTACTGGGGGAGGGGAGTCTGAAGAATGAAGAGATATGGAGGATTCAGCAGCATGGTGATGCCATCTATTTCCAGAGTTTTGGAAAATTATTCCGCTTTCAGAATAACTCATTGGAAGAAATTGCCTTGCCGGGTTCCGTGCTTTTTTTGATAAAATGCGATGACCGCTTGTTCATCCAGGAAATTGATGGGGGCTTGTTTGAGTTGTCGGGGAATGAGCTGGTTTTTCTTGAAGGGAGCGGGATCTTTCAGGACACGGAGGTGAAAGCTATTATGCCATTCCGGGACAATCAGGTGATCGTGGGGACAAGTTCAAATGGACTTTTTACTTATGATGGGCACTCCTGGATTCCATATGAGACAAATGCCGATGAACAGATCAGGGAAAACAAGATAAACAATGGAGTCAGGGTAGGGGAGACGATGGTTTTCGGAACCATTATGAAAGGTTTGTACGTTTTTGATTTGGATGGGCAATTGCTTCAACATTTGCACGCAGGTAATCTGCTTCAGGATAATACGGTGCTTGCGCTAAAGAGTGGTCTGGACAATAATCTTTGGGTTGGTCTTGATAAAGGTCTTGATTATGTCAGCTTTTATTCGCCAGTGGATTTGTATGTGGGGATGGAACCTGAACTGGGTACCGTATATGCTGCCACCTTGCATAATGGAATCCTTTACCTAGGAACCAACCAGGGCATTCATTATTTAAGTCCCGGCAAGGATGGAATATTTGGCGATATACAACTTATTCCTGAGTCGCAGGGGCAGGTCTGGTTCATTGAGGAGATTGAGGGGGAATTGTATTGCGGGCTGAACAATGGAACGTTTGTGATTCGAAACCGCAGGCTGATTCCTGTCAGCCAGGTCAGCGGAGGGTACAACCTGAAGCGGATTCCTGACCCCAAGGAGGATTTTCATATTCAAAGCACGTATTATCCCCTGGTCGTTTACAGGAAGGAAGGGGGGTTGTGGCGTGACCACCACGTGTTGGAAGGGTTTGAAGGGCCTGCACGTTTTTTGGAGATCGACCACTTGGGAAACATTTGGCTGGGGCATGCACTTTCTGGGATATACCGTTTGCAACCCGACCTGGAATTGAAAACAGCCCCTCCTGCAATAAAAATTGACGCTTCTTTAGGGCTCAACAGTCCCACCAACAGGTTGTTTAAGGTCGACAACCGCATTGTGGTGCTTACTGGTGAAACCCTTTTGCAATGGGATGCCGTGAATCAAAAGCTGGTTCCCTATAACGAATTGATTCCCAACCTGCAAGGATTTGAAAAGTCGAGAATGATCGTGGAGGCAGGCCCCAATCTTTATTGGTTCTTCAGAAAAAAGGAGGCAGGATTGTTTGAAATCCGATATGGAGAGGCCGAATTGCTTTACCGGCTTCTTCCGGAATCGTATGGCCTGGAACTGGTTGAAAATTACGAAAATATAGTTGCCCTGAATGACAGCCTTCACCTCATTTGCCTTACCAATGGGTTTGCCCTTCTAAATCTAGAGCAATTCAACGGTGTATCTGGCGAAGGACTATCGCCCGAGATTAGAAATCTTTTCTGCTGGAAGCATCCGGGCCGAGTAATGCAATTTTCTTTACCGCTGAAAAGTGGGTTGAAGCTGAAGCGAGGCTATGATAACCTCAGGCTGGAGTTCTTTGTCCCCGGACCGTTAGGGCATCAAACAAGTTTTCAGTACCGGCTTTCGGGCATTGACCAGGATTGGAGTGAATGGACACAGACTTCTGAGGTGACCTATCAGCGTTTGCCTGCCGGCAGTTATACGTTTCAGCTCAGGGCTCTGGGGAATAAAGGGTTGATGACCGAAACCAGTGAGTTGAGTTTCCGGGTTCGCTCACCCTGGTATTTATCTTTTTTTGCCATTGCCCTATTTGTGCTTACCTTGCTGTTTCTGTTCTGGCTTATCCGATTGCGTTACCTTCGCCAATTCTACAAAAAACGTGAGGAAGCCATGAAGGAGGAGCAAAGGCAGATCCTGAGGGGGAAAGAGCACGCTGAAGGTGAGATCATCAGACTCTCGAACGAAAAGTTGCAATCGGAGGTCTCTCTAAAGAATACGCAGTTGGCCAATAATACCATGTCCATCATCAGAAAGAATGAATTGTTGATGGAAATCCAGGAGGAACTGAATCGTCTCAGGGAGGAACTGGGCAGCCGGTTTCCGAAGAAATATTACTCCCGGATCAATAAACTGATTGAGAACAATGTGAAAAGCGATCATGACTGGGAAATGTTTGAAAAACTTTTTGACCAGGCGCACGAAAACTTTTTTCAGCGGCTGAAATCAGCCTTTCCTGAGTTGACCCCCAGTGACCTGAGGCTTTGTGCCTACCTTCGCCTAAACCTTTCTTCAAAAGAAATCGCTCCCCTACTAAGTATCTCCGTGCGGGGGGTTGAAGAGCGGCGTTACCGCCTGAGGAAACGCCTTGGCCTTACTCCTGAACAGAACCTGACGGAATTTATTCTGGCCTTCTAA